Genomic DNA from Roseburia intestinalis L1-82:
CATATCATGAAGATTATTATCGTAGGCTGTGGCAAGGTGGGCTATACTCTCGTAGAGCAGCTTGGCAGCGAAGACCACGATATCGTAGTCATTGACGAGAAACCGGAAAAGGTTTCCACCATCACAAATAATCTCGATGCGATGGGCATCGTAGGAAACGGAATCAACCACCAGACTTTAATCGACGCCGGCATCACAACCGCCGACCTTCTGATTGCCGTGACCGGTGACGATGAGAAGAATCTGCTCTGCTGTGTCATCGCGAGAAAGACAGGCCACTGCCAGACCATCGCCCGTGTGCGCAATCCTATATATAATAAGGAAATAGAATTTTTAAAGAAAGAATTTGGGCTGGCAATGATCATCAACCCGGAACTTGCCGCTGCAAACGAGATTGCACGCATTTTCCAGTTTCCATCTGCGATCCGTGTGGATACCTTTGCCAAGGGTCATGTAGAGCTTCTTCATTTTAAAGTAACCAAAGGCTCTCCGCTGATCGCCTTAAAACTGTTTAACCTGCATCAGACATTGCACAGCAACGTTCTGGTCTGCACCGTCATCCGTGGGGATAAAGTCATCATTCCAAACGGTGATTTTGAATTTCAGGAAAACGACGTGGTTGCGATCGCATCCGAGCGCCGCAATGCGATCGACTTTTTCCGCAAGATCGGCATCGTGAAAAACCGTGTCGGAAACGCCATTCTCGTCGGTGGCGGCAAAGTGTCATATTATCTGGCAAAAAGTCTGCTCGCTTCTGGCATCCGTGTGACGATCATTGAAGTAGACCGCGAACGCTGTGACATATTAAGTGAACTGCTGCCGCATGCCACCGTGATCTGCGGGGATGCAACTGATCAGAATCTTCTTTTACAGGAAGGTCTTGAACATGCGCAGGGTTTTGCAGCGCTGACCGGATTAGATGAGGAGAATATCCTTCTCTCCCTCTATGCAAATGATATCTCCAACGCAAAGACCGTGACAAAAATCAACCGGATCAATTTCCATTCGGTCATCAACGAGCTGAATCTTGGAAGTATTATTTATCCGCGTATCATTACGTCGGATTACATTTTAAAATATGCACGTTCCACTTATAATTCCAAAGACAGCAATGTAGAAACGCTCTATAAACTTGCAAACGGTAAAGCCGAGGCTTTGGAATTTATTATCAAAGCAGACTCCGCCGTTGCAGGAATTCCACTCGCAGATCTGCATTTCCGAAAAAATACTCTGATCTGCTGTATTTACCGCAATGGCAAAGTTATTATCCCGAGTGGTCAGGATATCATGATGGCCGGTGACTCTGTTTTAGTCGTACTATCCGGTTACCGCATTTCCGATATCAAAGAGATTCTGGAGGACTAGGCGGCAATGAATTATTCGATCGTTTTATATATTTTAGGCTGTGTTTTAAAATTTGAAAGTGCCTTTCTGATACTTCCAGCACTGGTCGGACTGATCTACCGTGAACATGCTTCTGTCTCCTATCTGGCAGTTGCAGTTTTATGTCTGATACTCGGTGTTCTTCTGACTCATAAAAAGCCACGTTCTACAAATCTCTACACCAGGGAAGGTTTTGTAGCTGTCGCACTCAGCTGGATCATCATGAGTATTTTCGGTGCCATTCCTTTTGTGCTGACCGGAGATATTCCGTTTTATGTGGATGCACTGTTTGAGACGATCTCCGGTTTTACTACAACGGGGTCAAGTATTCTGACCGATGTGGAGAGCATCTCAAAAGCCAGCCTGTTCTGGCGCAGTTTCTCCCACTGGATCGGCGGTATGGGAGTGTTCGTTTTCATTATGGCGATCCTCCCTATGATGGGCGGCTCCACGATGAACCTGATGAAAGCAGAGAGCCCCGGGCCTTCCGTGAGCAAGCTGGTTCCGCATGTGAAAGATACCGCAAAAATCCTTTACGGCATCTATATTGCCATCACGATCTGTGAAGCGACGATTTTGCGTGCACTCGGCATGCCGTTATTTGATTCGCTGACGACTACCTTTGGTACTGTCGGCACCGGTGGATTCGGCATCAGAAATGACAGTATTGCCGGTTATTCCCCTGCGATCCAGATTACGATCACAGTTTTCATGATCTTAAGCGGTATCAATTATACTGCCTATTTTTATATACTGACAGGCAAAATAAAAGAGCTCTTTAAAATTGAGGAAGTCCGCTGGTATCTCGCGATCATCTTCGGATCGGTGGCTGTCATCACATGGAATGTCCGGTCCTTGTATCCGACGTTCAGCGAGACTCTGCGCCATGCATTTTTTCAGGTTGGCTCCATTATCACAACGACCGGATATGCGACCACAGACTTTGATCTCTGGCCTGCTTTATCTAAAACTCTGTTGGTAACACTAATGTTTATCGGTGCCTGTGCTGGAAGCACAAGCGGCGGTATAAAAGTTTCCCGTATCCTGATCTTACTGAAAACGATCCGTAAGGAACTTTCACTGATCATCCATCCGCGTCAGGTAAAAAAGATCCGTATGGACGGACATCCGGTCGATCACGAAACCTTACGTTCCGCGAACGTATTTCTGGTCGTTTATTTTGTACTGCTGCTGACTTCTATGCTCCTGATCAGTGTGGATGAGTTTGATTTTTCAACGAATTTTACTTCCGTTGTCACGGTGTTAAATAATATCGGCCCCGGGTTAAATCTCGTCGGTCCGACACAGAATTTTTCAATTTTTTCTCCGTTTTCCAAATTTGTTCTGATGTTTGACATGCTTGCCGGAAGACTGGAACTGTTTCCGATGATGATTCTTTTAATGCCATCAACCTGGAAACGCAAATAATCGGATATGTGATGCAGACATTCGATTGTCATGGATAACAGAATCACAAAATGACTATGAAAGGATTTATTTATGTGGATTGCAAATAACTGGAAAGATTATGAAGTAATAGACTGCTCCTGTGGCGAAAAGTTAGAGCGCTGGGGTAATTATACGCTTGTGCGCCCGGACCCGCAGGTCATCTGGGATACGCCAAAAAAAGAAAAAGGCTGGAAACACATGAACGCTCACTATCATCGCAGCAAAAAAGGCGGTGGTGAGTGGGAGTTTTTTGATCTGCCGGAGCAGTGGAGTA
This window encodes:
- the trkA gene encoding Trk system potassium transporter TrkA, with the protein product MKIIIVGCGKVGYTLVEQLGSEDHDIVVIDEKPEKVSTITNNLDAMGIVGNGINHQTLIDAGITTADLLIAVTGDDEKNLLCCVIARKTGHCQTIARVRNPIYNKEIEFLKKEFGLAMIINPELAAANEIARIFQFPSAIRVDTFAKGHVELLHFKVTKGSPLIALKLFNLHQTLHSNVLVCTVIRGDKVIIPNGDFEFQENDVVAIASERRNAIDFFRKIGIVKNRVGNAILVGGGKVSYYLAKSLLASGIRVTIIEVDRERCDILSELLPHATVICGDATDQNLLLQEGLEHAQGFAALTGLDEENILLSLYANDISNAKTVTKINRINFHSVINELNLGSIIYPRIITSDYILKYARSTYNSKDSNVETLYKLANGKAEALEFIIKADSAVAGIPLADLHFRKNTLICCIYRNGKVIIPSGQDIMMAGDSVLVVLSGYRISDIKEILED
- a CDS encoding TrkH family potassium uptake protein gives rise to the protein MNYSIVLYILGCVLKFESAFLILPALVGLIYREHASVSYLAVAVLCLILGVLLTHKKPRSTNLYTREGFVAVALSWIIMSIFGAIPFVLTGDIPFYVDALFETISGFTTTGSSILTDVESISKASLFWRSFSHWIGGMGVFVFIMAILPMMGGSTMNLMKAESPGPSVSKLVPHVKDTAKILYGIYIAITICEATILRALGMPLFDSLTTTFGTVGTGGFGIRNDSIAGYSPAIQITITVFMILSGINYTAYFYILTGKIKELFKIEEVRWYLAIIFGSVAVITWNVRSLYPTFSETLRHAFFQVGSIITTTGYATTDFDLWPALSKTLLVTLMFIGACAGSTSGGIKVSRILILLKTIRKELSLIIHPRQVKKIRMDGHPVDHETLRSANVFLVVYFVLLLTSMLLISVDEFDFSTNFTSVVTVLNNIGPGLNLVGPTQNFSIFSPFSKFVLMFDMLAGRLELFPMMILLMPSTWKRK